Proteins found in one Sphingomonas sp. SORGH_AS_0879 genomic segment:
- a CDS encoding glycoside hydrolase family 32 protein, protein MKSLILLAMVGLMLPTHVSAQRADPRPTYHFAPERNWMNDPNGLVYYDGEYHLFFQYNPHGDRWGHMSWGHAVSRDLVHWEELPIAIPETADVMAFSGSAVVDWNNRTGFGKNGKPPLVAIYTGHNPKAKLQSQYVAYSNDRGRTWTVHGEVLSVGSPEFRDPKVFWHAPTKRWVMVAVMALENRAVLFTSPDLKQWTFASSFGPAGGRGKNWECPDLFELPVEGGAPGEKRWVLGINLGDNAVGGGSGGQYFVGDFDGRRFTTVPGWPGEAQWMDYGADFYAAVSWNDLPKDDQRRVWIGWANDWRYAEAIPTWPARGLMTVPREVTLKKTLLGYRIAQMPVREVAGLRGAPQPFTGTLGETPTDLPIAGGSADLTLDLDTGTADQVTIALTDEQGYQTLIGVNPSVDEVFVDRTRSGPHFHDGFANRHVAPVDLKGKRVRLRVLADQSILEVFIGDGTHTITDRFFRGGGQLRWSASARGGSAKLTMQAWPMTAGGR, encoded by the coding sequence ATGAAATCGCTCATCTTGCTCGCCATGGTCGGCCTCATGCTGCCGACCCATGTCTCGGCGCAGCGGGCCGACCCGCGCCCGACCTATCATTTCGCGCCCGAGCGCAACTGGATGAACGACCCCAACGGGCTCGTCTATTATGATGGCGAGTACCACCTGTTCTTCCAGTACAACCCGCATGGCGATCGCTGGGGCCATATGAGCTGGGGCCATGCGGTCAGCCGCGACCTGGTCCATTGGGAAGAACTGCCGATCGCCATTCCGGAGACCGCCGACGTCATGGCGTTCTCGGGCAGCGCGGTGGTCGACTGGAACAATAGGACCGGTTTCGGAAAGAACGGGAAGCCGCCGCTGGTCGCGATCTATACCGGGCATAATCCCAAGGCGAAGCTGCAATCGCAATATGTCGCCTATAGCAACGATCGCGGTCGGACCTGGACCGTCCATGGCGAAGTGCTGAGCGTCGGCTCGCCCGAGTTTCGCGATCCCAAGGTCTTCTGGCACGCGCCCACGAAGCGCTGGGTGATGGTGGCGGTCATGGCGCTGGAGAACCGTGCGGTCCTGTTCACCTCGCCCGATCTCAAGCAATGGACCTTCGCCAGCAGCTTCGGACCTGCGGGCGGGCGAGGGAAGAATTGGGAATGCCCGGACCTGTTCGAGCTGCCGGTCGAGGGCGGCGCGCCGGGCGAGAAGCGCTGGGTGCTCGGCATCAACCTGGGCGACAATGCCGTCGGTGGCGGATCGGGCGGCCAGTATTTCGTCGGCGATTTCGACGGCAGGCGCTTCACCACCGTCCCCGGCTGGCCGGGCGAGGCGCAGTGGATGGACTATGGCGCGGACTTCTATGCCGCCGTGTCGTGGAACGACCTGCCGAAGGACGATCAGCGCCGCGTCTGGATCGGCTGGGCCAACGACTGGCGCTATGCCGAGGCGATCCCGACCTGGCCGGCGCGCGGGTTGATGACCGTGCCGCGCGAGGTGACGCTAAAGAAGACGCTCCTTGGCTATCGCATCGCGCAAATGCCGGTGCGCGAGGTGGCCGGCCTGCGCGGCGCACCGCAGCCGTTCACCGGCACGCTTGGCGAAACGCCCACCGACCTGCCGATCGCGGGCGGTTCGGCCGACCTGACGCTCGACCTCGACACCGGCACCGCCGATCAGGTGACGATCGCGCTGACCGACGAGCAGGGCTATCAGACGCTGATCGGCGTCAACCCGAGCGTCGACGAGGTGTTCGTCGATCGCACCCGGTCAGGGCCGCATTTCCACGACGGCTTCGCCAACCGCCATGTCGCGCCGGTCGACCTGAAGGGAAAGCGCGTGCGACTGCGGGTGCTGGCCGACCAATCGATCCTCGAAGTCTTCATCGGCGACGGCACGCACACCATCACCGACCGTTTCTTTCGCGGGGGCGGGCAGCTTCGCTGGAGCGCGAGCGCGCGGGGTGGCAGCGCGAAGCTGACTATGCAGGCGTGGCCGATGACCGCGGGCGGGCGCTGA
- a CDS encoding sugar porter family MFS transporter: protein MHSIATPGGRQDVDDARATTAIVLSAAGAALGGLLFGFDTAVISGATQALQERFALTDASLGFTVASALIGTVIGSLVTGAPADRYGRKAIMLSVAIAYVVSSFGTALAQSWPMLIAFRFLGGLAIGAASVVTPIYIAEVSPARFRGRLVAMNQLNIVLGILIAFLSNYLIAQAFPPEVAWRWMFGIVAVPSALFLAVTFVLPESPRWLAIHNDRAKAVAVMTRLGFLSPQAELVKIEAAERRDAGRSDTRLFQSAHSFPVACAIAIAMFNQLSGINALLYYAPRIFELAGAGADSALLQSIAVGGTNLLFTVAALFFIDRFGRRPLLIVGSVVCAAALLLVGWQLERAAPDGTLILGGLLAFIAAFAISQGAVIWVFISEVFPSAVRGKGQALGSTTHWVAAAAITWLFPIVASAVGGWVFAFFGAMMLVQLVWTVRVMPETNGVALEDMDPGKAA from the coding sequence ATGCATAGCATCGCGACGCCGGGTGGCCGGCAGGATGTTGACGATGCGCGGGCGACGACCGCGATCGTGCTGAGCGCGGCCGGGGCGGCGCTGGGCGGATTGCTGTTCGGGTTCGACACCGCGGTCATTTCCGGCGCGACGCAGGCGTTGCAGGAGCGCTTCGCGCTGACCGACGCATCGCTCGGCTTTACCGTCGCATCGGCCCTGATCGGCACGGTGATCGGTTCGCTGGTCACCGGCGCGCCCGCCGACCGCTATGGTCGCAAGGCGATCATGCTGTCGGTCGCGATCGCCTATGTCGTCTCCTCCTTTGGCACCGCGCTGGCGCAAAGCTGGCCGATGCTGATCGCGTTCCGTTTCCTGGGCGGCCTTGCCATCGGGGCGGCATCGGTGGTCACGCCGATCTATATCGCCGAAGTGTCCCCTGCGCGCTTCCGGGGGCGGCTGGTGGCGATGAACCAGCTCAACATCGTGCTGGGCATCCTGATCGCGTTCCTCAGCAACTATCTGATCGCGCAAGCATTCCCGCCCGAGGTCGCATGGCGATGGATGTTCGGGATCGTCGCGGTGCCCTCGGCCCTGTTCCTTGCCGTCACCTTCGTCCTGCCCGAAAGCCCGCGCTGGCTGGCGATCCATAACGACCGGGCCAAGGCGGTGGCGGTGATGACCCGGTTGGGCTTCCTATCCCCCCAAGCCGAACTGGTGAAGATCGAAGCCGCCGAGCGCCGCGACGCGGGGCGGAGCGATACCCGGCTGTTCCAGAGCGCGCACAGTTTTCCGGTGGCTTGCGCCATCGCCATCGCGATGTTCAATCAACTGTCGGGCATCAATGCGCTGCTCTACTATGCGCCGCGCATCTTCGAGCTTGCCGGTGCCGGGGCGGACAGCGCCCTGTTGCAGTCGATCGCCGTCGGCGGCACCAATTTGCTGTTCACCGTGGCGGCGCTGTTCTTCATCGACCGCTTTGGACGGCGACCGCTTTTGATCGTCGGCTCGGTGGTTTGCGCCGCCGCCCTGCTGCTGGTCGGCTGGCAGCTCGAACGCGCCGCGCCGGACGGGACGCTGATCCTTGGCGGTCTGCTTGCCTTCATCGCAGCCTTCGCGATCAGCCAGGGCGCGGTGATCTGGGTCTTCATCTCGGAGGTGTTCCCCAGCGCGGTGCGCGGCAAGGGGCAGGCGCTGGGATCGACGACCCACTGGGTCGCGGCGGCGGCGATCACCTGGCTGTTCCCGATCGTGGCGAGCGCGGTCGGTGGCTGGGTCTTCGCCTTCTTCGGCGCGATGATGCTGGTGCAACTGGTGTGGACGGTGCGCGTGATGCCGGAAACCAACGGCGTGGCGCTGGAGGACATGGATCCGGGGAAGGCGGCATGA
- a CDS encoding ROK family protein has translation MSEPLLLGGIEAGGTKFLCAVADRDGRILAETRIATTVPAETLGAASAFFRDAQRVHGGLSAFSVGSFGPLSLNPLATDYGCITSTPKPGWENTDLLGHFRQSIEAPMTLDTDVNCAAVGERLFGSGQGLDSFCYVTVGTGIGVGLLIAGAPHGGANHPEAGHIVVPRAPGDDIFAGICPFHGDCLEGLACGPAMHARWGVPAEQLPTDHPAWAIEADYVAALCATLTYVVRPDRIILGGGVMQPQMYGRVRSALVAKLAGYDASMRMIDMEDYVVAPTAGSSAGLTGALALAYRTATRQWPMHWRMAEPSNTNKETVDA, from the coding sequence GTGAGCGAACCGCTGCTGCTCGGTGGGATCGAGGCCGGGGGCACCAAGTTCCTGTGCGCCGTCGCCGACCGTGACGGACGGATCCTTGCCGAAACCCGGATCGCGACCACGGTCCCGGCCGAGACGCTGGGCGCGGCCAGTGCGTTCTTCCGCGATGCGCAGCGTGTCCATGGTGGCCTGTCGGCCTTTTCGGTCGGCAGCTTCGGGCCCCTCTCGTTAAATCCGCTGGCGACCGATTACGGCTGCATTACCTCGACACCGAAGCCGGGCTGGGAGAATACGGACCTGCTCGGACATTTCCGGCAGAGCATCGAGGCGCCCATGACGCTCGACACCGACGTGAACTGCGCGGCGGTGGGCGAGCGGCTGTTCGGGAGCGGGCAGGGGCTGGACAGCTTCTGCTACGTCACGGTCGGCACCGGCATCGGTGTCGGCCTGCTGATCGCCGGGGCGCCGCATGGCGGGGCGAACCACCCGGAGGCCGGGCATATCGTTGTCCCGCGTGCGCCCGGCGACGACATATTCGCCGGTATCTGCCCGTTCCATGGCGACTGCCTGGAAGGGCTGGCTTGCGGTCCGGCGATGCACGCGCGCTGGGGCGTGCCGGCCGAGCAATTGCCGACCGACCATCCGGCATGGGCGATCGAGGCCGACTATGTCGCGGCGCTGTGCGCGACGCTTACCTATGTCGTTCGCCCCGACCGGATCATCCTGGGCGGCGGTGTGATGCAGCCGCAAATGTACGGGCGGGTGCGTTCGGCGCTGGTCGCGAAACTGGCCGGCTATGATGCCAGCATGCGCATGATCGACATGGAGGATTATGTCGTCGCCCCGACCGCCGGGTCGTCGGCCGGGCTGACCGGCGCGCTGGCGCTCGCCTATCGCACCGCGACCCGCCAATGGCCGATGCACTGGCGCATGGCCGAACCCTCTAACACGAACAAGGAGACGGTCGATGCATAG
- a CDS encoding ROK family transcriptional regulator: protein MARKGTNASGMRRYNERLILSAIRRLNGASKAELARVTGLSPQAVVRIIDELDSDGLLFQAEKRTGGMGQPATVYRINGARGYTVGVEIGRDAMTLVLLDFDGQQKAMHCDAGTFPTIALAVERIDRFLQEQLPSPLRDPSTFLGIGIAMPWFLGEWRDELGISEDQAEEWRRGDVADRLRAGLHWPTFFDNDGNAAALAHLLCGAGTDLQNYLLINLGTFVGGGLVLGGQVVQGRHGNAGALASMPVMADGRRDSLIHHASLYDRDRATTSADLEGWRRRCTEALAFAISGANSLLDLEAVILDGSLAAAELADIAAAVGQRLADHAPPDFFAPELRIGTLGRQAAAMGAGLLPLHAQYSPDLSSLFKRG from the coding sequence ATGGCGCGCAAGGGTACGAATGCGAGCGGGATGCGTCGCTATAACGAACGGCTGATCCTGTCGGCGATCCGGCGGTTGAACGGCGCATCGAAGGCCGAACTGGCGCGGGTGACCGGCCTTTCGCCCCAAGCAGTGGTGCGGATCATCGACGAACTCGACAGCGACGGGTTGCTGTTCCAGGCGGAAAAGCGAACCGGCGGCATGGGACAGCCGGCTACCGTCTATCGCATCAACGGCGCGCGCGGCTACACGGTCGGCGTGGAGATCGGCCGGGATGCGATGACGCTGGTGCTGCTCGATTTCGACGGGCAGCAAAAGGCGATGCATTGCGATGCCGGTACCTTTCCGACCATCGCCCTAGCCGTGGAGCGGATCGACCGGTTTTTGCAGGAGCAACTGCCTTCTCCGCTCCGCGATCCCAGCACATTCCTGGGTATCGGCATCGCGATGCCGTGGTTCCTGGGGGAATGGCGCGACGAGTTGGGGATCTCGGAAGACCAGGCGGAGGAATGGCGCCGGGGCGACGTCGCCGACCGGCTGCGCGCCGGGCTGCACTGGCCGACTTTCTTCGACAATGACGGCAATGCGGCGGCGCTGGCGCATTTGTTGTGCGGGGCCGGAACCGATCTTCAGAATTATCTGCTCATCAACCTCGGCACCTTCGTCGGCGGCGGTCTGGTGCTGGGCGGGCAGGTGGTGCAGGGCCGACACGGCAATGCCGGCGCGCTGGCGTCGATGCCGGTCATGGCCGATGGCCGGCGCGACTCACTGATCCACCATGCCTCGCTCTACGACCGCGATCGGGCAACCACGTCCGCCGACCTGGAGGGATGGCGGCGTCGCTGCACCGAAGCATTGGCCTTCGCCATTTCGGGTGCCAACAGCCTGCTCGACCTGGAGGCGGTGATCCTCGACGGATCGCTGGCGGCGGCGGAACTGGCCGATATCGCGGCGGCAGTGGGACAACGACTCGCCGATCATGCTCCGCCCGATTTCTTCGCGCCGGAATTGCGCATCGGCACGCTCGGACGGCAGGCAGCGGCGATGGGCGCGGGGCTGTTGCCGCTACACGCGCAATATTCGCCCGATCTCAGCAGCTTGTTCAAGCGGGGCTGA
- a CDS encoding winged helix-turn-helix domain-containing protein, translating to MGQDRRLLPIIDRLVALMPRAGRNGVAILLRLLDEPGFYVSREELVRAAGIRTADAKAVKVYICNLRHALRLVGIPADAIETGRRSYRLVPDSAAAIRLLMNGDPHSHNGSSINASSRTRQAG from the coding sequence ATGGGGCAGGACCGGCGCCTCCTCCCGATCATCGATCGCCTCGTCGCACTCATGCCTCGTGCGGGGCGAAATGGTGTCGCGATCCTGTTGCGCCTGCTGGACGAGCCCGGTTTCTATGTTTCACGCGAAGAACTGGTTCGGGCGGCAGGCATCCGCACCGCCGACGCCAAGGCGGTCAAGGTCTATATCTGCAACTTGCGACATGCCCTTCGGCTTGTCGGTATCCCGGCCGATGCCATCGAAACCGGACGTCGCAGCTATCGGCTCGTCCCGGATTCGGCGGCGGCAATCAGGCTCTTGATGAACGGCGATCCGCATTCGCACAACGGTAGCTCGATCAACGCTTCCTCGCGGACGCGGCAGGCCGGGTAG